Part of the Paenibacillus sp. FSL R7-0273 genome is shown below.
CGAGCAGCGTTTCCAATGAGATTTCACGCATCCTGCCATCCTCGCAGATCGGCTCAGGCATGGGACTGTTCCAGCTGCTGCAGTTCTTCAGCGGAGCATTCAGCGTGGCTATGGCTGCCAGCGCCCTGGAATGGCAAAAGAGTCTGCCGCTCTCTACGGCATACTCCAACATTTACTGGGGACTGTCGGTTGCCGCAATCATCGCAATCGTGTCCGCATTTGCCTACCACCGCAGCAGCCGGGGCGGCCGGCTTACTCCAATGGCGGATGCAGCAGACGCCTAAATCTGCATTATTTGCTGCTGATCGGCCGATTTCGGCGCTACCTCTTCACATACCAAAACACCCTCCAGACCGCTTCCGCGGCTGCAGGGTGTTCTTTTGAATAAATGACAGCAGTCCTTAGACCACCAGATATTCCCCATTCTTTTCACATTCCGCACATTTCGCCGGCGGGTCCCAGTCCGAGAACTCCGTCTCCTTCAGATCCACAACATCCGGTGCATCCTCGTACTCGTCCACAAATCTGTCGATGGCCAGCTCAACGTGTTCTTTACATACTACATACATTCAATCAAGCATCCCTTTCTGTGCCGCTGCGGTGTATACTTCTACTATTGTTCTACCACACTTCCACGTAAAAAGGAACCTTCCGCGGCGCAAAAGTCCTGTCTTACTCAGCTTCCAAAAATTTCTCAACATCCCCGGCAATCACCTGGAGCGCATCCCGCCAAAAAGCCGGAGAATGTACATCAATATCCATCAGCCCGGCGGCCTCGGCAACATTCCGTGTGCTGGAGGCTGAGAGAAACTGCTCATACCGGCTGACAAAAGCCTGCCCCTGCTTTTTATACTGCGCATATAGCCCCTTGGAGAACAGCAGCCCGAACGAGTACGGGAAGTTGAGGAACTCATTGCCTGCCATATAGTATCCGGCCTTGCTGATCCACTGGTAGGGATGGATGGAGTCCGGCAGCACGCTCTCACCGTAAGCAGCGGTCATCGACTCCAGCATAAGTTCATTTAGCTCATCCACGGAAAGATTACCGGTTTGTCTGCGCTCATATAGACTGCTCTCGAAGCAATACCGTGCATAGAAATCAACGATATAATATCCGGCATCCGCCAGACTCCGCTCCAGAATAGCATCTGCTTCACCGGCAGGGGCACTCTGCAGCAGCTCACTGCTGATCAGACTCTCGCAAAAGATCGAGGCCGTCTCGGCAACCGGCACCGGATAATCCGAATTGACCATACTCTGCCCGGCAAGCCGGCTGCTGTGGTAAGCATGCCCGATCTCATGCGCCAGCACGCTCACATCTATATAATTGCCGTGGAAGCTGGTAATCATCCGGCTCTCCCCAACCGGGAAGATATCAACACACATCCCGAAGCTTCCCTTACCGCTGCGCGGCTCGGCATCGATCCAGCGCTGATCGAACACCTTTTGTGTAAAAGCGCCCAGCTCCGCACTAAACCTGCTGAAGCCGGAGACGATCATCGTCTGCGCCTGCTCATAGGTGATCATACCTGATGATTCCCCGCAGGCAGGGGCGAATATATCATAGAACGGAAGCGCTCCGGAGTGTCCCAGCAGCTCTGCTTTCTTCTTATAATACCGGTGGAACACCGGTAGGCTCTCCCGGATCGCCTGCAGCATTACTGCAAGCGTGGCTTCATCCATCCGCGAAGCCTCCAGCACCTTATGCAGCGGCGATCTATATCCCCGCAGCCCATATACTGCCGCCGCTTCACCGGCGACGGCATTAATACAGGCCGCACTCTGCTCCGCTACACTCCGGCACGCTTCACCCTCGGCCGCTGCCGCTGCCTTCCGTACCGCTGCATCCAAATCATAGACCAGATTCCGCAGCTCTGACAGCGACACACTCTGGCTTTTTCCATCCAGCTCCAGCTCTGTCCGCAGCGTAGACAGCGTCCGCATATATAGCCGCTCCCACGCCTTTGAGCCGTTAGCCTGCATCCGGGCAATGACCGCCTCGCCCTCTGCACTCAGCAGATGCTGCGACTTCCCCTGCAGCTCACGCAGATAAAAGCTATGCTCCGCAAGGTAAGCATTGTCTCCCAGGCTCGCCTCCAGATCCTCCGCACTAACTCCGGCCAGCCACTTGCTGAAGCTCACCCGGGCTTCCTCCGCCCCGATGCTGAGCTCCTCCAGCTCATCCATCAGATTGACGGCTTGCTCATTGCTGCTGTCGGCGCTGAAGATCAGCTCCGCATAGCTGAACAAGCGGAGGTAAATGCTTTTATAAGCGTTATATTGTTTAAGGAACTGCTCCATTATTCCGGAGGTATCCTGTCCATCCGGTAGCTGTGAGGCTGCCCAAGCTGCAAGCTTCCCGGCCATTGTCTCCACAAGCCTGCGGTCCTGCCGCAAAGGCTCCGACTGAAAGCCGGGATAGATGCTGCTCAAATCCCATGTTAACTGCATTTTTAACCTCTCCTTATATGTAGCTGCAGTAACCGCTGCTCCTCACATGCTTCCACCTCATTCTTCCTATTTTCACGGATTAAGTTGCTTTAAGTATATCACGCTTGCCAAATTGCTAGTCTATGGAAATAATAGATTTAGTTAGATTAGCCCGAAAGGAGCCATACCCATGGTTAACCAGACGATTACCGAAGGGGTTATCCGCACACGCACGAAGCTGCGCAGAGACCTGCTGATTTCTATTTTAGATGAATTTGACGGAAGTATCATGGCTTTGAGTCACATCGACCGGGCTGAGAAATACGGCAAAATGGCGCAGAGCGCCTTTTCCTTTTACCGGGGCAGCGCCTATCTGTTTTATTTTGATACGACCAGGCAGTATTTCCCCTACCACAGCGCACCGGAGCGTCCGACCTGGATTCAGGGGGATTTGCATTTTGAGAATTTTGGCGCTTTCCGCAGCGAGGACGGGGATATTGTCTATGATGTGAATGATTTTGACGAGGGGTATGTCGGGTCTTATCTCTATGATCTGCTGCGCATGGCGGTCAGTATTGCTCTTGTGGGCAGGCAGCTTGGTTACGGCGGGGCGGAGCAGCAGAGCTTTATTGCCGGTTATGCAAAAGCCTATGCGCGGCAAATCCGCCGCTTCTGCCAGGGTAAGGATGATCCCGCTGATTACACAGTGGATGAGAATAACGCCAGGGGCCCGGTCAAAAAGCTGCTGCGCAAGCTGGAAAAACGCCGGCAGAGCCACTTTCTGGAGAAGGTTACCGCCCACATGCAGAGCAGCAGGGTGTTTCTGGAGAATGCCGAGCTGCTGATTCCTGATGCTGACGAGCAGGCCCAACTGGAGCAGTCCTGGAGCTTCTACAAGCAGACGGTAGTAGCGCGCAAGCTGCAGGAAGAGCATTATCAGATTAAGGATATTGCCGTCAAGCGCGGATCAGGAACGGCTTCCATCGGTCTCGACCGCTATTACATCCTTATTGAGGGCGGCCTAGAGCAGGAAGGGACAGATGATCCCGTGCTTGAGTTAAAAGAGGTCCGCGCTCCCGTCCCGGCCTACTTCATGCCGTATTCAGAATCCTTCTGGGAGGCCTTTGCCCATCAGGGCAAGCGGGTGACCGCTACCCAGCAGGCGATGCATCACAAAGCCGATCCTTACCTAGGGTTCCTGACTATGGGCGGGCGCGAATTCTATGTCAGAGAACGCTCTCCCTACAAAAAAAGACTGAAGCTGGAGGACATCACCGACGCGGACGAACTGACCAAAGTGCTGGAGCTGATGGGCAGCCTGACCGCCAAAATGCACGCCCGCGCTGATGCGGATGTGGACAAAGGAATTCTCGATTATCACAGCGAGCAGGAAATTGCCAGAGCTATGGGCTCCGATACAGAAGCTTTTGCCCGGTATATTGCTGAATGGGCCTTTGGCTATGCCAATCAGGTTGAGAAGGACTACGCCATGTTTAAGGATTGGGTTACCGCAGAATTCGGCCTATAGATTTGTACAAAAAAAGAAGCTCTCACCGCCCGGACCAGGCAGGAGGAGCTTCTTTTTGTATCATACTATCATGCTATGCCTGTTCCGGAACGTCTCCATCCGTGAACTGAACCGGCCGGTCCAGCTCATACAGCTTACGGTAACGCGGTTCACGGTCCATTAGCTCAGCATGAGTGCCGCGCATCTCCACCCGGCCGTCTTCCATAAAGATAACCTCATCCATCTGCTCTGCACCGACCAGATGATGGGTAACCCAGATCAGCGTCTTGCCGGCCATCGTCTCGAACATCGTCGCCAGCAGCTCGCGTTCTGTCCGCGGATCCAGGCCTACCGTCGGCTCATCGAGCACAACCACCGGCGTATTCTGCAGCAGAATCCGGGCCAGGGCCATCCGCTGGCGCTCACCGCCGGAGAAGCGCTGCCCGGCTTCGCGTACCGGAGTGTTGTACCCTTCCGGCAGCGAAGAGATCAGCGTATCCAGCTTCGCCAGCGCTGCCGCCTTGCGGATATCCTCCTCAGATGCAGCAGGATCGCCAAGCCGGATATTGTTCGCTACCGTAGTATCGAACAGATGCGGGCTCTGGTTCAGCACAGCAATAATCTGCGGAATCTGCTCTCCGTAGGCGGAAGCGTCCAGTCCGTTGATTGTAACCGAGCCTGCAGCCGGAGCCAGCACGCCCTGAACCATCTTAAGCAGCGTCGATTTGCCAGCTCCGCTGCGCCCGATAACCGCAATTTTCCGGCCCTGCGGAAGCTCGAGGCTGAGATTCTGAACAGACCAGCCAGCATCTGCCGCATAGCGGTAGCCGGCGGACTTCAATTCAATGCGGGCCTGCCCTGCGGACTGAATACTCCGGACCTGAGCTGCAACCGCTGTACTGCCAGATTCAACAGCCGTCCGGGACACGGTCTCCTCAACAGCCTCCACACCGTTCAGCCGCTCCAGTGAATTGCGGTATTGCGGAATCTTCTCGACAGCCTCCGATACCGGCAGAAAGGCATCCGCTACCGGGAACACCACCAGCACAAAGGCAGCAATCAGCGTTCCGGCAATGCCGCCTTCTGCGAATTCTCCAGCTGACCAGTACAGCATCGACAGTACTGCCAGCCCGACTACAGCCTGACCAATGAACAGCCGCAGGCGTGCCCAGCTGCGCAGTGCCCCGTCCGTGCGGGCAACCTCCCGCTCATCTGCCTCATAGGTGGCTACGAACTGGGCCTGCCGTCCGCTGATCATCCAGTCGCCCATACCAAGAACGGCATCGGTCAGCTTCTGATAGAGCCGGTTGCGCTCCTGCTTGACCTGCCGCTGCCGTCTTTGCGTGAACAGCAGCGAGAGCAGCGGAAGAACAACTACCAGCACCAGCATGTACAGCCCCATCAATAGAGCAAATGCCAGATCAAATGTGCCCAGCGCAATGATTGCTGCTGCATAGATCAGCAGCGCAATAATGCTCGGGAATACCGTACGGAGATACACGTTCTGCAGGTATTCAATATCATCAGCCAGCATACCCAGAATATCCCCGGTACGGAAACGGGAGGACAGGAACAATGCCTGCGGCTCCAGGATGTTGTAGAGACGGGTGCGCATTTTGGACAGTATGCGCAGAATGGTATCGTGGCCGATCAGCCGCTCCACATAGTGGATAACAGCGCGGCTTGTACCGAAGGTGCGCACACCGACAATCGGCACATAGACCATCAGGATATTTTCGGGCGGAATAGAAGACTTGGAGATCAGGAGGCCCGAGGTATACATCAGGGACGAGGCTGAGAAGATCGTCAGCGACCCCAGGACAATAATCAGCAAGAACCGCCAGAAGTAGCTGGAGGCATAAGGAGCAAACCATCCTTCACGTTTCAATGGATTCCCTCCAGTTGGCTTTGAATAAGCCCATAATAGGCACCCCTGCGCCGGATCAGCTCAAGGTGTGTGCCGGCCTCCGCCACCCGGCCGTTCTGCATAACAACAATCAGGTCCATATCAATCATCCAGTGCAGCCGGTGGGTTGCCAGGAATACCAGCTTTCCTTCAAACAGCGGAAGCATCGTTTCCTTAAGCTCATATTCTGTCTCAATGTCCAGATGAGCGGTAGGCTCATCGAGCAGCATGACCGGACGGCTGCTAAGCAGCGCCCGGGCCAGCGCAATGCGCTGCTCCTGCCCGCCGCTAACCGGCCGTCCGCCGCCGCCGATCATTTCGTTTAATCCGTCCGGGAAAGATGCGGCAAGCTGCGATAGCCCTGCAGCCTTCACTGCTGCAGCAACCTCTTCGAGCGTTGCCTCCGGATAATAGAACCGCACATTATCAGCCAGAGTCCCGCTGAAGATATAAGGCCGCTGCGGAATATATGCAGTCTGTTTACGCCACTCCTCGTCCGTAAGCGAACTGACACGGTTTCCGTTAATAACCAGGCTGCCTGAGGTCGGGTGCAGGAAACCGCCCAGAATATCGACCAGCGTCGATTTGCCGGCCCCGCTTTCCCCGATAATGCCGATCTTGGCAGCGCCGGTAAATGCAAGGTTCACCTCTGCCAGCGATGATATCCCATCCGCTTCATATTGAACACCGATTCCTTCAAGCGTAAGGTCACTATCCGGCTTCCAGCTGAATGCCCCTGCTTGCAGCGGCTTCGCAGCGGTCTGTCCATCAGCTGAAATCGGCTCTGCCTTCACGGTCTCGCGGTCAATGATATCCTTCATCGCTTCGCCAGCTTCCTTGCCGTCTAATGTAGCGTGGAAGTCGGCACCGACCAGCCGGACCGGCAGGAAATATTCCGGTGCCAATATCAGAATCGTCAGACCTGTAACCAGAGTCATCTCTTCATTGATTAGCCGCAGTCCGAGGCTTACAGCAACTGAGGCTACAGATAACATGGTAAAGAAATCAAGCGCAAACGAAGACAAGAATGCTACACGCAGCGTACGCATCGTTGCTGAGCGGTAACGGTCGCTGACTGTAGCGATGCTCCCGCTGTGGCTGCGGCTGCGTCCGAGGAATTTCAGTGTCTCCAGCCCGCGCAAGGAATCAACGAAGTGATTGGACAGCGTCCGGTAGGACTTCAGCTGCCGGTCCATCTGCTTGCGCGCGGTCATTCCGATCAGGATCATGAAGATAATAATAATTGGCATTGTTAAGGTAAGGATGATCCCGCTTGATGTATCAAGCATGAAGATATAAACCAACAGCAACCATGGTGTAATCCCCATTCCAACCATCCGCGGAATAATCAGCTCCAGATAGGTACGGAACTTGGTCACTCCCTCCAGCACAATTGTAACCAGTGTTCCTGTTCCCCGGTCGCCTGCCAGCCTTGGTCCCAGCTGGAACAGCTTATCCATCATTTGTCTCCGCATGCTGCTGCCGGTAGCCTCCGCGAAGCGGTAGGAGACACGGCTCATCAGCATGGCACAGGCATGACGCACAAGAAACGCAAGAAGGAACAAGAGCATTCTTGCCCCTTGTTCCTTCAGCGGTTCTCCCGCAAACAGCGCCGAGACAGCCTCTGCCAGCGATTTCGCCAGCAGAAGAATGGAAAGGCTTTGCACCAGGGTAAGGAAGCCAACGATCAGAAAGACCGGCTTAACTCCTTTGTACCCAAGCAAATTTTTATCCATTAGTATTCAAGATGCTCCTTCTCGTGAACCCGTTTGTGGAAAATAAAATAGCTCCAGATCTGATAACCAAGCACGAACGGCAGCAGGGTAAGCGCCACAATGGTCATCACCTTCAGCGAATACTGGCCGGATGCGGCATTGGTGATCGTCAGGCTGAACGCTTCATCAATTGAACTGATCATGACACGCGGGAACAGTCCTACAAAGATAGACAGTACAGACAAGGCCATTACGGCCCCCGTCATACCGAACGCCCAGCTGTCTTTCTTTTTGCTCATGAAATAACCGGCCAGTACAAAAGCAGCAATTCCTGCAACGACCAGAATCATCAGCACCGTCCCGCGTTGCTCGAAGATATCGGTCATGAAATAAGTCATAACAACGAAGGCTGCCAGCAATACTGCCAGCGGAATCAGCAGTGTCCGGCCCAGCTTACGGGCCCGCAATTGCAGATCGCCAACTGTGCGGAGGGTAGTGAACATCAGTCCATGCACCAGGCAGAGCATAACCACTGTAATACCCGCTACTACTGTATAAGGATTAACGATATCGAAGAATCCGGCATACATCTGCATGTCGCCGTCAATCGGCAGCCCCTTGATGAAGCTTGCGAAGACAACAGCCAGCAGGAACGGCGGCAGGAAGCTGCCGAAGAAAATGCAGACATCCCAGGTTTTTTTCCAGGCTTGTGAATCCCGTTTGCCTCTGAATTCAAAGGCGACACCGCGGGCAATCAGCGCCAGCAGCGCGAACACGAACGGAATATAGAATCCGCTGAACAAGGTCGCATACCAGTTCGGGAAGGCGGCGAACATCGCACCGGCTCCCGTCAGCAGCCATACTTCGTTAGCATCCCAGAACGGCCCGATTGAATTGATCAGCAGCCGGCGCTCTGTATCATTTTTGGCCAGAATCTGCGTTTCCATGCCTACTCCAAAGTCGAAGCCCTCAAGGAAGAAGAAACCGATAAAAAGAACCGCAATCAGCACAAACCATAATTCATTAAGAGAAAGCATGCGTGGTTCCCTCCTTGCTATACGGGTCATGGTCAACGCCGTGATCGTTATCCATGTGATAAGGTCCCTTTTTGATCACTTTAATGAACAATCCAACCAGAACGACACCCAGAACAGCATAAATTGCGTTAAATGTAATAACCGAGAACAGAACAGAGCCTGCAGAAACGTTAGGCGATACACTGTCTTCCGTCGTCATCAGGCCAAATACAGTCCAAGGCTGACGTCCGATTTCTGTCATAATCCAGCCTGCCGTATTTGCAATAGGCGGAAGCAGGAGACCCCAGAACATAAAGCGCAGGAACCAGGTGTTCGGCCGCTCCATCTTTTTACGCCACATCAGGTACATCGCATATAATCCAAACACAACCATTAAAGAGCCGGCGGCAACCATGATCCGGAAGCTCCAGAACGTGGTCCGCACAGGCGGAATATAATTACCGGGTCCATATGCCTCTTCATATTCAGCCTGCAGCGTATTCATCCCTTTAACTTCACCGGAGAACTTGCTGTAGGACAGGAAGCTGAGCATATATGGAATTTTAATCTCGGCAGAATTCACCTTGTTGACCGGATCGATAAAAGCAGACACCGTCCATGCTGCAGGATCGCCGCTATCCTCCCATAGTCCTTCGGAAGCCGCCATCTTCATCGGCTGTGTCTCCACCAGATACTGCGCCTGGGCATGACCGGCAACAGCTACACCGACAGAGGATACGATCCCGACGATGGCTGCGATCTCAAAGGATTTTCTGAAGAACTGGACATCCTGCTTCTTGAGCATTTTATAAGCACTGATCCCGGTTACCAGGAATGCGCCTGTTGCATAAGCAGCCAGCAGGGTATGCGGCAATTCAACAAGCAGCTGTCCGTTAGTAATCAGAGCCAGAAAATCATTCATTTCAGCCCGTCCGTTATTGATTTCGAACCCGACCGGATGCTGCATGAACGAGTTGGCCGTGAGAATCCAGAACGCCGACAGCGTTGTTCCCAGCGCCACCATCCAGATGGACAGCAAATGAATCTTCTTGGATACTTTATCCCAGCCGAAGATCCAGATTCCGATAAAGGTCGATTCCAGGAAGAAGGCAAGCAGCGCTTCAATAGCCAGCGGTGCCCCGAACACATCACCGACAAAACGGGAATAGTCCGACCAGTTCATTCCGAACTGAAACTCCTGTAGAATTCCTGTTACTACCCCAACTGCAAAGTTAATCAGGAAAAGCTTCCCCCAAAACTGTGCCATTCTTTTGTACTCTTCGTTGCCCTTTCTGACATACATTGTCTCCATAATCGCGATCATCAGAGCCAGGCCAATCGATACCGGTACAAAGAAATAATGAAAGATCGTCGTCGACGCAAACTGTATGCGCGACAGCATTACTATATCCATATTTCTCCCCTTCCTTCTCCCCATTCAATACGTCTATTCTGTCAAAAATGCAAAAATTAAAGTGTGACATATGTCACACTTTTCAGCTTGTTTCACGCTAATTTTCAATAAATTTGTGACAAATATCACAATGTTACGCTTAGAAAACAAAAAAAATAAGACGGTTTCACCGTCTTGGATTTGTTCATCATTCTATTGTAGGTTGACTTATATAAGGTGATGGTTAGGTAATGGAAATACCCTTCTTCAGTGATTTCAGATCGCCGTTGGAATTCACCAGCTGCGGCAGCATCTTCATATTACGAGCCATCGGTGCATGACAGAGGGGGCAAGAAGGCGCATGTTCAAATGCGAAATTGTCCCTCATCCATCCATTACAATCATCATTGGTACAGGCCCAAATTGCGGTATTCTCTTCCGGTACTTCCTCGACAGGCTTCTTCCGGTAGTTCATTGCCGTTCCTCCCTTCCTTATATGCCACATGCCTGAACAACAAGTAAAAAAGCATCTGACGATGCCCTTACAGGTTGCTGACTGACAAATCCTTTATTACAGAACGTGTGCCCAGCGTATTCTGCTAGATCAGGGTGACTAGACAAGGTTGAGCTTACATCTGATCTTATAAAAAAAGACCGCCCCGACTTACGTAAGCAGGGACGGCGCTTCTATTATTACAGTTTTACAACGTTTTCGGCTTGTGGTCCACGGTTGCCTTGAACAACGTTGAATTCAACGCGTTGGCCTTCGTCCAAAGTTTTGAATCCTTCGCCAGTGATAGCGGAGAAGTGTACGAATACGTCGCTTCCGCCTTCAACTTCGATGAATCCGAATCCTTTTTCTGCGTTGAACCATTTAACTGTACCTGTTTGCATGTGTGTTACCTCCACAAATTTAAATTAATATGTTCTTTTTATCTTCAAACAAAGAAAAAATTCACACATTGAAAAGGGTTGTATTCCATATGACAGCCCTTTTCAATACGAGAATTAGGTATCAGATGTATTAATATTCTCATGTTACCACACCAGCGGAACAAAGGCAAGCTGTTGTATCCGATTTCCTCCGTTTTTTCCCTTATAAGGTTTACTTTCCAATGTAAGGGCTCTCAGAAGGATAAAATTCTCAATTCCACAAGGACACTTATTATTACCCCGGATATTTAGCTTTGAAACGTATGAAACGGGGCCGCCCAGAAAAGTTTTTTATTCAGGACGGCCGGGCCGCTTCACTGCTTCATGACTGCCTCTTCATTATATACAGGCTATGCTGCTTTTATTCCTCCGGCTTCTCAAGAAGTTTTACAGTAGCCTGCTTCACTTCTCCGTTCCGGTAATAAGTGATCTTCAGCTCGTCACCGATCTTTGTCTGCTCATACAGATACTTGCGCAGGGACAGGGTGGAGGTAATCGGCTGATCGTTAAACCGTGTAATGACATCGTTGAACTGGAGGCCTGCCTCCTCTGCCGGACCTACAGCATCGAGCACAACAACCCCTTCTTTGACTGAGGTAGGCAGATTAAGCTCCTTCACCTGATCCTCAGCAAGCGGAACATAAGGATTGTTCAAATCGACAGAATACACGCCCAGGTAGGAACGGGATATTTTGCCCTTAGCTGCCAGCTCATCTGCGGTCTGGATTACATGGTTGGCCGGAATGGCGAACCCGAGTCCTTCCACGCCGGTATCGGAGATCTTCATCGTATTGATGCCAATCACCTTGCCGTCCAGATCTACAAGCGCACCTCCGCTGTTGCCCTCGTTAATTGCGGCGTCAGTCTGGATGACCTCCTGCTCCCAGTCATACACCCCGTCCTGGTTCAGCGATACCGGAATGGTCCGCTGGGGATAGCTTATAATCCCGGAGGTCAGGCTATCCCCGAGTCCGAGCGGGTTGCCGATTGCAATCACAG
Proteins encoded:
- a CDS encoding S1C family serine protease produces the protein MGLFDDDFYSTKVPRRKRNELEKSKVLTSRKWTVHKSRRTMATWQVSVISSAVSAVVAVLLFSLVTGPFTAEREAYVPPVGQKVTASSGDPYDRIIQAAALASPAVVSIINHKEDNEELNILDESALGSGVIYKKDDDKAFIITNNHVIEGSGKLEVVTVDGVTHKATLVGADKVTDIAVLSMDAKGVTTVAQIGDSSKLRLGETVIAIGNPLGLGDSLTSGIISYPQRTIPVSLNQDGVYDWEQEVIQTDAAINEGNSGGALVDLDGKVIGINTMKISDTGVEGLGFAIPANHVIQTADELAAKGKISRSYLGVYSVDLNNPYVPLAEDQVKELNLPTSVKEGVVVLDAVGPAEEAGLQFNDVITRFNDQPITSTLSLRKYLYEQTKIGDELKITYYRNGEVKQATVKLLEKPEE